One segment of Rosa chinensis cultivar Old Blush chromosome 6, RchiOBHm-V2, whole genome shotgun sequence DNA contains the following:
- the LOC112172204 gene encoding protein ACTIVITY OF BC1 COMPLEX KINASE 1, chloroplastic isoform X1, producing MNSVSVNCTRTAPFPAKHLSSAGARSVAGQINGPSEGWSSFDYRRRVQRSGRFRVSNAATGTRRSLASSSDGEIGFGKLSKSSAAMEQLDFERGVCVPFRKYTPETVRNKVLESNGAVASLISRGVEIVWTLGLYWSTLMYDCFVGRDQEVVPKRARQLRNLLCDLGPSFIKAGQVLANRPDIIREDYMNELCILQDDVPPFPNQVAFDIIEEELGQPLEAVFSKISPQTIAAASLGQVYRATLRDTGEDVAIKVQRPEIEPIIYRDLFLFRTLASFLNGISLQKLGCNAELIVDEFGEKLLEELDYTLEARNIEDFLENFKDDPTVKIPDVYKQLSGPRVLVMEWIDGVRCTNPQAIREAGIDVNGFLTVGVSAALRQLLEFGLFHGDPHPGNVFAMRDGRIGYVDFGNVAVLSQQNKQILIDAVVHAVNEDYVEMANDFTRLGFLAPGTDVSPIVPALEAIWQNSLGKGLSDFNFRSVTGKFNELVYNYPIRIPERFSLVIRSLLTQEGICFTLQPDFKFLEVAYPYVAKRLLTDPNPALRERLIQVLFKDGVFQWKRLENLIVLAKENVSMMSSNPALQAKEMQGLRELQVSKKLDLTDTIKDGARLFIFDEGIRRKLILALTEDSKLHIEELVDVYRLVEDQIDIPTVAVEVARDFPSFVRDVMLSWSESVLTDR from the exons ATGAATTCCGTTTCTGTAAACTGCACGCGCACAGCTCCGTTTCCCGCCAAGCATCTGAGCTCCGCCGGAGCTCGTAGTGTTGCCGGTCAAATAAATGGACCGTCGGAAGGTTGGAGTTCGTTTGATTACAGGCGAAGAGTCCAGAGAAGCGGGAGGTTCCGAGTTTCGAATGCCGCGACCGGAACGCGGCGGAGCTTGGCATCTTCGAGCGACGGCGAGATCGGTTTTGGGAAGCTGAGCAAGTCTAGCGCCGCCATGGAGCAGCTCGACTTCGAGCGCGGCGTTTGCGTGCCGTTTCGCAAGTATACTCCCGAGACT GTGAGGAATAAGGTGTTGGAATCCAATGGGGCAGTTGCATCGCTAATTTCGAGAGGTGTGGAGATAGTGTGGACTTTGGGCTTGTATTGGTCTACCTTGATGTATGACTGCTTCGTCGGAAGGGATCAAGAAGTTGTTCCAAAGCGTGCTCGACAGCTTAGAAACCTCCTGTGTGATTTGGGGCCTTCTTTCATCAAAGCTGGCCAG GTTCTTGCAAACAGACCTGATATTATCAGAGAAGATTACATGAATGAACTTTGCATTCTCCAAGATGATGTTCCTCCGTTCCCCAATCAG GTCGCCTTTGACATAATAGAAGAGGAGTTGGGTCAACCCCTTGAAGCTGTATTCAGTAAGATTTCGCCACAGACAATAGCAGCTGCCAGTTTGGGTCAAGTTTACCGAGCTACTTTACGTGACACTGGCGAGGATGTAGCTATTAAG GTACAAAGGCCAGAGATAGAACCTATAATTTATAGGGATCTTTTTCTGTTCCGTACTCTTGCTTCATTCTTAAATGGAATCAGTCTACAGAAACTTGGGTGCAATGCTGAGCTCATTGTTGATGAATTCGGTGAGAAGCTTTTGGAGGAGCTTGATTACACTTTG GAAGCCCGCAATATTGAAGATTTTCTTGAGAACTTTAAAGATGATCCTACTGTCAAGATACCTGACGTTTACAAACAGCTTTCTGGTCCACGTGTTCTAGTAATGGAGTGGATCGATGGTGTTCGGTGCACTAACCCACAG GCAATTAGAGAAGCCGGTATTGATGTAAATGGGTTCTTAACTGTTGGAGTCAGTGCTGCGTTGCGCCAATTACTGGAATTTGGATTGTTCCATGGAGATCCACATCCTGGAAATGTTTTTGCTATGCGTGATGGACGTATTGGATATGTGGACTTTGGGAATGTTGCTGTGCTTAGTCAG CAAAACAAACAGATTTTGATCGATGCTGTCGTCCATGCTGTAAATGAGGACTATGTTGAGATGGCAAATGATTTCACCAGACTGGGCTTCTTGGCTCCTGGGACTGATGTCTCTCCTATTGTTCCAGCTTTAGAAGCAATCTGGCAGAATTCTCTTGGAAAAGGACTGTCTGACTTTAATTTTCGAAGTGTTACTG GGAAGTTTAATGAATTAGTTTACAACTATCCCATTCGTATTCCAGAGAGGTTTTCTCTTGTTATCAGATCTTTATTGACTCAAGAGGGTATCTGTTTTACTTTGCAGCCAGACTTCAAATTTCTTGAG GTTGCATATCCATATGTGGCAAAACGCCTCCTAACAGATCCAAACCCGGCTCTGCGTGAACGCCTCATACAA GTACTATTTAAGGATGGTGTTTTCCAATGGAAGCGGCTAGAAAATCTCATTGTTCTTGCAAAAGAAAATGTGTCCATGATGAGCAGCAATCCTGCATTGCAAGCGAAAGAAAT GCAAGGGTTAAGAGAGTTGCAAGTTAGCAAGAAACTGGACCTCACTGACACCATCAAAGATGGAGCTCGCCTTTTCATTTTTGACGAAGGAATCCGTAGAAAGCTCATTCTTGCTTTGACCGAAGATTCAAAGCTTCACATAGAAGAG CTCGTGGATGTGTATAGACTGGTTGAAGATCAGATAGACATACCAACGGTTGCTGTGGAAGTAGCACGAG ACTTTCCGTCGTTCGTTCGAGATGTGATGCTTTCGTGGAGCGAGTCGGTCTTAACTGATAGATAG
- the LOC112172204 gene encoding protein ACTIVITY OF BC1 COMPLEX KINASE 1, chloroplastic isoform X2 has product MYDCFVGRDQEVVPKRARQLRNLLCDLGPSFIKAGQVLANRPDIIREDYMNELCILQDDVPPFPNQVAFDIIEEELGQPLEAVFSKISPQTIAAASLGQVYRATLRDTGEDVAIKVQRPEIEPIIYRDLFLFRTLASFLNGISLQKLGCNAELIVDEFGEKLLEELDYTLEARNIEDFLENFKDDPTVKIPDVYKQLSGPRVLVMEWIDGVRCTNPQAIREAGIDVNGFLTVGVSAALRQLLEFGLFHGDPHPGNVFAMRDGRIGYVDFGNVAVLSQQNKQILIDAVVHAVNEDYVEMANDFTRLGFLAPGTDVSPIVPALEAIWQNSLGKGLSDFNFRSVTGKFNELVYNYPIRIPERFSLVIRSLLTQEGICFTLQPDFKFLEVAYPYVAKRLLTDPNPALRERLIQVLFKDGVFQWKRLENLIVLAKENVSMMSSNPALQAKEMQGLRELQVSKKLDLTDTIKDGARLFIFDEGIRRKLILALTEDSKLHIEELVDVYRLVEDQIDIPTVAVEVARDFPSFVRDVMLSWSESVLTDR; this is encoded by the exons ATGTATGACTGCTTCGTCGGAAGGGATCAAGAAGTTGTTCCAAAGCGTGCTCGACAGCTTAGAAACCTCCTGTGTGATTTGGGGCCTTCTTTCATCAAAGCTGGCCAG GTTCTTGCAAACAGACCTGATATTATCAGAGAAGATTACATGAATGAACTTTGCATTCTCCAAGATGATGTTCCTCCGTTCCCCAATCAG GTCGCCTTTGACATAATAGAAGAGGAGTTGGGTCAACCCCTTGAAGCTGTATTCAGTAAGATTTCGCCACAGACAATAGCAGCTGCCAGTTTGGGTCAAGTTTACCGAGCTACTTTACGTGACACTGGCGAGGATGTAGCTATTAAG GTACAAAGGCCAGAGATAGAACCTATAATTTATAGGGATCTTTTTCTGTTCCGTACTCTTGCTTCATTCTTAAATGGAATCAGTCTACAGAAACTTGGGTGCAATGCTGAGCTCATTGTTGATGAATTCGGTGAGAAGCTTTTGGAGGAGCTTGATTACACTTTG GAAGCCCGCAATATTGAAGATTTTCTTGAGAACTTTAAAGATGATCCTACTGTCAAGATACCTGACGTTTACAAACAGCTTTCTGGTCCACGTGTTCTAGTAATGGAGTGGATCGATGGTGTTCGGTGCACTAACCCACAG GCAATTAGAGAAGCCGGTATTGATGTAAATGGGTTCTTAACTGTTGGAGTCAGTGCTGCGTTGCGCCAATTACTGGAATTTGGATTGTTCCATGGAGATCCACATCCTGGAAATGTTTTTGCTATGCGTGATGGACGTATTGGATATGTGGACTTTGGGAATGTTGCTGTGCTTAGTCAG CAAAACAAACAGATTTTGATCGATGCTGTCGTCCATGCTGTAAATGAGGACTATGTTGAGATGGCAAATGATTTCACCAGACTGGGCTTCTTGGCTCCTGGGACTGATGTCTCTCCTATTGTTCCAGCTTTAGAAGCAATCTGGCAGAATTCTCTTGGAAAAGGACTGTCTGACTTTAATTTTCGAAGTGTTACTG GGAAGTTTAATGAATTAGTTTACAACTATCCCATTCGTATTCCAGAGAGGTTTTCTCTTGTTATCAGATCTTTATTGACTCAAGAGGGTATCTGTTTTACTTTGCAGCCAGACTTCAAATTTCTTGAG GTTGCATATCCATATGTGGCAAAACGCCTCCTAACAGATCCAAACCCGGCTCTGCGTGAACGCCTCATACAA GTACTATTTAAGGATGGTGTTTTCCAATGGAAGCGGCTAGAAAATCTCATTGTTCTTGCAAAAGAAAATGTGTCCATGATGAGCAGCAATCCTGCATTGCAAGCGAAAGAAAT GCAAGGGTTAAGAGAGTTGCAAGTTAGCAAGAAACTGGACCTCACTGACACCATCAAAGATGGAGCTCGCCTTTTCATTTTTGACGAAGGAATCCGTAGAAAGCTCATTCTTGCTTTGACCGAAGATTCAAAGCTTCACATAGAAGAG CTCGTGGATGTGTATAGACTGGTTGAAGATCAGATAGACATACCAACGGTTGCTGTGGAAGTAGCACGAG ACTTTCCGTCGTTCGTTCGAGATGTGATGCTTTCGTGGAGCGAGTCGGTCTTAACTGATAGATAG
- the LOC112172204 gene encoding protein ACTIVITY OF BC1 COMPLEX KINASE 1, chloroplastic isoform X3 produces the protein MTASSEGIKKLFQSVLDSLETSCVIWGLLSSKLARPDIIREDYMNELCILQDDVPPFPNQVAFDIIEEELGQPLEAVFSKISPQTIAAASLGQVYRATLRDTGEDVAIKVQRPEIEPIIYRDLFLFRTLASFLNGISLQKLGCNAELIVDEFGEKLLEELDYTLEARNIEDFLENFKDDPTVKIPDVYKQLSGPRVLVMEWIDGVRCTNPQAIREAGIDVNGFLTVGVSAALRQLLEFGLFHGDPHPGNVFAMRDGRIGYVDFGNVAVLSQQNKQILIDAVVHAVNEDYVEMANDFTRLGFLAPGTDVSPIVPALEAIWQNSLGKGLSDFNFRSVTGKFNELVYNYPIRIPERFSLVIRSLLTQEGICFTLQPDFKFLEVAYPYVAKRLLTDPNPALRERLIQVLFKDGVFQWKRLENLIVLAKENVSMMSSNPALQAKEMQGLRELQVSKKLDLTDTIKDGARLFIFDEGIRRKLILALTEDSKLHIEELVDVYRLVEDQIDIPTVAVEVARDFPSFVRDVMLSWSESVLTDR, from the exons ATGACTGCTTCGTCGGAAGGGATCAAGAAGTTGTTCCAAAGCGTGCTCGACAGCTTAGAAACCTCCTGTGTGATTTGGGGCCTTCTTTCATCAAAGCTGGCCAG ACCTGATATTATCAGAGAAGATTACATGAATGAACTTTGCATTCTCCAAGATGATGTTCCTCCGTTCCCCAATCAG GTCGCCTTTGACATAATAGAAGAGGAGTTGGGTCAACCCCTTGAAGCTGTATTCAGTAAGATTTCGCCACAGACAATAGCAGCTGCCAGTTTGGGTCAAGTTTACCGAGCTACTTTACGTGACACTGGCGAGGATGTAGCTATTAAG GTACAAAGGCCAGAGATAGAACCTATAATTTATAGGGATCTTTTTCTGTTCCGTACTCTTGCTTCATTCTTAAATGGAATCAGTCTACAGAAACTTGGGTGCAATGCTGAGCTCATTGTTGATGAATTCGGTGAGAAGCTTTTGGAGGAGCTTGATTACACTTTG GAAGCCCGCAATATTGAAGATTTTCTTGAGAACTTTAAAGATGATCCTACTGTCAAGATACCTGACGTTTACAAACAGCTTTCTGGTCCACGTGTTCTAGTAATGGAGTGGATCGATGGTGTTCGGTGCACTAACCCACAG GCAATTAGAGAAGCCGGTATTGATGTAAATGGGTTCTTAACTGTTGGAGTCAGTGCTGCGTTGCGCCAATTACTGGAATTTGGATTGTTCCATGGAGATCCACATCCTGGAAATGTTTTTGCTATGCGTGATGGACGTATTGGATATGTGGACTTTGGGAATGTTGCTGTGCTTAGTCAG CAAAACAAACAGATTTTGATCGATGCTGTCGTCCATGCTGTAAATGAGGACTATGTTGAGATGGCAAATGATTTCACCAGACTGGGCTTCTTGGCTCCTGGGACTGATGTCTCTCCTATTGTTCCAGCTTTAGAAGCAATCTGGCAGAATTCTCTTGGAAAAGGACTGTCTGACTTTAATTTTCGAAGTGTTACTG GGAAGTTTAATGAATTAGTTTACAACTATCCCATTCGTATTCCAGAGAGGTTTTCTCTTGTTATCAGATCTTTATTGACTCAAGAGGGTATCTGTTTTACTTTGCAGCCAGACTTCAAATTTCTTGAG GTTGCATATCCATATGTGGCAAAACGCCTCCTAACAGATCCAAACCCGGCTCTGCGTGAACGCCTCATACAA GTACTATTTAAGGATGGTGTTTTCCAATGGAAGCGGCTAGAAAATCTCATTGTTCTTGCAAAAGAAAATGTGTCCATGATGAGCAGCAATCCTGCATTGCAAGCGAAAGAAAT GCAAGGGTTAAGAGAGTTGCAAGTTAGCAAGAAACTGGACCTCACTGACACCATCAAAGATGGAGCTCGCCTTTTCATTTTTGACGAAGGAATCCGTAGAAAGCTCATTCTTGCTTTGACCGAAGATTCAAAGCTTCACATAGAAGAG CTCGTGGATGTGTATAGACTGGTTGAAGATCAGATAGACATACCAACGGTTGCTGTGGAAGTAGCACGAG ACTTTCCGTCGTTCGTTCGAGATGTGATGCTTTCGTGGAGCGAGTCGGTCTTAACTGATAGATAG